Part of the Quercus robur chromosome 5, dhQueRobu3.1, whole genome shotgun sequence genome, TTAGTAAATGAAATCCATTATATAAAGATTTACGAGAATAGTTGTCTTTCTGGTCATCAAAACTATGAAATTGAATCTGGTCCTTTCTACGTATGTATGAGGCTTAGCAGGCCAGAACTGAAGCCTAATTAAGCTCAAAACTTGGTATGGATCTGGACAATAATAATAGAACTGAACCAGGAATAGTGAGCCCAGCAATATCAAGATTCAAGCAACGTTTTGAAGGGACatgaacaacatttttttttggatgaaatgaaCAACATGGTcctttctctctcacacacgCACATATATACACGTGCACACACATGCATTATGAGGAAAGTGTAAATAGActagagagagagtagagagcaaaagcaaaactacaaaaCTTCATTAGCATTTTCGATAGTGTAAAATATAAATAGCCTACATAGAAAACCAAAACGTTCTAATCCCACTAGGGCATCCATTCTTTTGGTGATTACAAGTGTGAATTTTAGACTTGTCAATCACAATATTTTGCCATGTCAAATCCTGCTTCTTTATTTGCCCTCTGCCATCAATTCCTTGAGCGACATGCTGTCTCCAAGGGCCCAGCTTGTCTTGCTTGCTGAATAATTAGACAAAAGAGAAATAATGATGACTGTTAGCACAGTAAAATTGATATTTAGGGTGTATATAAAGCATCTGGTTAACGAGTGCGTGCAGAGGATTTGATATGGAGGCAGAtgtaaaaattaagattttatttttttaattgacaaGCATTTTTCATGAGTCACACTAGTCggtgaaaattttatttgtttattagtttttgttaatGATTAATGTAGTGACGCCATTAAATTCCCCATGTAAATGCATCCCTTTACAAAAGTcaaatatatagatttattgAAATATGTGAAAGAGAAAAGCATGCACCTGAAAGTAAGCTTCAAGCTTCCTTTTGAGAATGGCATATTCTTTCTTCAGCTGTTGGAAAGTCCTCATGCATCTGCTCACGTTCATGCAAAACCATTGTCAAACCTCCAAACACGAATTAATGAAATAATGGATGCGTGGACTaatattttctccaaaaaatatGATTCTCTTCATTTCACTTGATATTCAGAAAGTccatttgtttctcaaaaaaggaaaaaaaaaaaaaaaaaaaaaagtccatttAGTAcactcaaaatttttatttcttatatggTTGTATCTAACCATGTGCATAGTGTTAaataatttaagattttaataatatatatataaatcattaaatattagatcaaattaaaaattttcctttttccacactttaattaataattttttaggatCAAGACTTAATAAGATACCAAACCTCCCGTCAGCTATACACATTAGTACCATATATAGGGCATCCAATTTCTATGCCTCACTcaagcgtttttttttttttttttttaaatagttgttAATCTTTTGCTGCTGACTAACAGTGAATATGACAGTATTCATCTTTTTAACACTGTAAATACAGTCGAATGTGCTAGTCAGGACTCAGGACCATAAGAATGGTATCTTGGCGCTCCATGCATGGAGTGGGATCAAGTGGAAAGTGAATTACCCTTCTGAATTTCCTGCCTTGCAATATTCCCTAAACTGTGTGCACTCAGCTTTCACCTTTTTGGCTCCGATGCTGCACCCATTATAGCAGAAATATTGAGATAAAGAATAGTATATTCTTCATGAtaccaatttattttttccacatTTTTAGTTCTCAATTGTATGTACCTTGTGCTACTTCCCTTGAACTGATGCATATAGTTATCCAGCTTATTGAAATCAAGAGGGTTCCTCTCCCTGCATAGacaaaagatattattattatcattatcacaagtgaaaaaaattaaataacaaagagaattttaaaataaataaataaaactaagaaTAAAAATACTTACAGTGCCTGATCTATGTTAAGGATTAGCCTGGACGAATCCCTGTAGTACAATGTAACAACTTCCTCCACAAAATTAGGATTAGCATCATCTTGCAGCTCCTCCAGTTGGATAAATTGTTCATCAAGAAAGCCCTGCAAACGGTCCAATATCCAATTTAATTTCCATCATAACCATGAAATTAAAGCAAGATCAGACAGGAATATAACATAATATTTGCATGTAATATGTTGACTTTCAACTATCCATGCAGTCCATAATATATCGTTTAAATGATCGAAATAACATCAAAGAATGCAAGTATTTAATTCTACTTATCTTCAAAACTTTGTGCATATGTATAGATTTTCATGCATGATGAGAAAACCACATAGAGAATAGAGGTTACTCATTGTAGTGGAAAGTTTAGTGTCATGTACAATGAATGTGTATGAACATGTATTTCATGCAACTGTGTTTGTGTGGTACCATAGAAAAATCAGAAGATAAATTGTGTGTGATTCTTGAATtcccaaataaaagaaattgactTCAGGTCAGTGACAGCATGAAGAGGTTAAGAAGATGAGAAAACCTGATCAAAGAAGGACTGCCTCATGAGGGCAAGCTGCCTGCGCATCTGGTTCCTCTCCATTACAGAATATATTTGGAGTAGACGATCAAATTAAGGGTGTTAGAGAGGGTGTAGAGGTTTGTGGAGGTTTAGGTTGAGACTTGAGTCTTGAGTGATGCAATATTGGCTTTATATAGTAGAGGAAAGGgaacagcttttttttttatatttttgttccctctctctctctctctcaatctcttcTATTCCTTTCTGTCTCAAGAATAGAGGTGAGAGCAAACAAAGTGGACATCTTAGTGTGAAGTGAAAGACAGATTCGAGTAATGTCAAAGCATATGTTAGAGGGTAGGTATATGAggttaattataaaattttatgctgtcagaaaaagaacaaaatcatCTATCAGAATTATTACTGTCATTGTTTTAAGTCTAGAACAAAATGCATGTAGATATATTTTATGAGTGATCTTAaggatattaaaaattatactatATAGCCTTTATAAATTGTTAATTATGTTGCAACCAATCACATTCAAATGTTTATATTAGTTTGTAATGGTTATCTGGTAAAATGTGTACTAATATCTTTGGCATTTTCCATTCTATATTGTTTCCTGACTGTGAAATTAATTAGCGTTTTTTGTACTCAATCCCCAATATTCCGTGAAACCAACTGAAGAATGTAGAGGTAATGATTAAATATTTCAGCTTTGCATGTcaacaataaagaaataaagaataataaaactTTTGTCAAAGTCATTTCAAGTTGCAACACGATTTCATGGTGTTGgcttcacaataattaattAGGGGAGCTATTAAGGATTTGATTCTCATCAACAACCTTAATAAAAGAAGGAGATAATAAATAAGAGAACCATCATGACCATATCTTAATAATTTGTTGGATCTAACATCTAAGTAAACAAACAACAGAGAAGGGAGAGCAAGAAGCTTCAGCTGAAACTGAGATAGCTAGTTTCTTGGAATTTCTTAAATCAAGCTAAGTTGAACCATTGCATCACATTGACGCCACCAGATAATATCATGTTAAAACCCCTTTTTTCCACCAAAACTTCAAAACTAAATCATGATAAGAGGACAAGATGCAAGCATCTTCTATTATTTTACTCCTTTCACCTATATATGTGAGAGTTGGTCAGTTGAAGTACTTCCCTTAGTAAGAGccaaatatacaaaataattGCTTTGAAATATGACATTCTTGGTTATGATTAATTGTTTGACAAGAAAAGACAGgataaagaaataaattcatGGAAAAGGGAATTCATCCTCACACAACCACAAGCTTGCTTGGAaataaagccaaaaaatagaactcATGAACATCAATTATGCCATGATTAATTGTTATCACTATGACTAAGATTATCATTATATTAATACTTCCTGTTATTATTCACTTCTATTAACAGTATTACTGGTATATATACTGAttaaatatattctttttaaacaaaaggTACATTAAGGCTGCCGAAAGTGGCTCTTGATGATTCTATCAATAGACAATTGGTTAACTAAAAACAGAATATTTCAAGTACTTCCCTTCTAATCAATCCTAATCTAACATCTCTCTCCTACATGTGATTAGTTAGAAGTATCTCAAATGTGATAATTTCTTTTAGAGAACTGAAAACCATGCTGGAATATGACTGTAAAGATTAACTTAATCATCTAATCACTAAGCATGGATGCTAAGCACAAAAAACCATTCATTGATTACTACCCTTTAACTTCTCCATAATTAGTCATGTTTGATCAAGATTATAGCATGATCAAAAttctcttagtttttttttatttttaattatttattattatttgatagttacaataggGTTGAGTTATTTGAACTCTAgagtaaactttttttttttggttgaaaacacCAAAATGTGCTAGTTGAGTTATAAGATTTTTGACATTTCTATCTTGTTGTTTAAGAGCTAACAGATGGATATTGGAGAAGTAAATTATttgattaggaaaaaaaagtataaacttTACACGGGAAACTTTATACCTATTagaaaatttagttattttaaatatcaattaacaccgtttcataaaatattaaatgcgcCTTAATTAATAATATACCACTCGTTAGTGAAAGTTTTTCATTTCACTTTTCTAAATTCAAACAGTTTAATTTATGGCAAAAACAATTGTCAGTCTGTGATCCATGATGAATTTATAATAGAAATTGTATCATGCATGTATGTGCTTTGTTAGATTTGACCTACACTGCGTTAGGCTGGTCCTCAACCTCAACCCAAAGTTGAAACACCAAACTCAATTCGACCATATTGTAGGGAATGAGTGGTTTCATGAAATCAACTCTAGACACTGATTGATCAAAGAGATGAGATACTCTTTTACGGAGGTAAATATCTTTCACTTTTCACCAGCTTTTAGGGACATTGTGCCAAATGGATCTCAATATTATAGTTTTTACTATAATGGCAATTGAAGATGGACCATTCACCATAGCAGAggtttcttttattaatattatattatcatTCTTGTCGATGGTAATTGTTATTATTGCCTTTTCAAGTTCGTTTGGGTTATGAAGAAAAGAGGGAATATGGTACCTTCcccatttttaatttgatttatgtacaactttaaaatttaaaaaacaaaaaactattcCTTTTGTCCAATTAACTTTTTTGTTAAGCAAAATAAACCAAGACTCATGTTAAAGATATTGCAAATTTTACCATGTAAGtattacaaattaatgtgtctctaaatatttatttattatgttattgaagTGGCACTAATCACATcaatttacaacatttttaaagtaaaattattattagttttgaattcttataaaccaataaaaatagtCTATCCCAAATGAAcatttagaaaagaaagaaagaaataattagAGAGGCGAAGAAGGTTTTCAATTAAAGAAGATTAAGATATCGCACCTAATGTTATAAATATCAATGTCCAAGATTGAGAGTTAAAGaaaacaactttcaatctcaaccattaaaagTCATTCATTAAGTGACTGTATGTACATTAAGCGGGATTGTACATATTGCCCAATAATTATAACTTTAGTTTAGCTTTATTCTATTGTActgtacttatttatttatttatttattttctttctgaTTCTGCAGAGTtattaaaacatgaaaaatcTTGGTTACAGTGGTAGATTTGGTGGGTGGAGAATAATGATTTGATAAGAAACACGCCAAGAATGTGAGAATCAATGAATCATAGAGCgacttaaaaaggaaaataataagtatttaggagagagagaaaaaatcccACCAATGATTGACTTAAGAACTTTACCTTGCATGGAAGTGGTCCTTTCCATGTTCCCCCAcacttcctttctctctcttgctcAGCCTGCAATTTCATCAAGATGCATGTTAAAAGGAGGAAATAGTACTGTTGGATAAAAGATTATCCCTTTATTCCTCTGCCACACCCAAGTGAGATGAGGGAGAAATAGATGTTTAACAATTCACTGTCCCACTCTCTCTTACATTTTCTTTTGCAAATGGGTGGTCACATCTTCTACTTTGTTAAAAGAGTTGAAAAAGCTGAGGGGGGTTTTGGGTGAGTGGAGTGGATCAGAATATGTTTATGTGTTCTCTATACCTGGCAAAGAGTGTGTGATTCTTTTTTCCTCACTCTCTCCTATGTTGATAAGAATCCCACCCAGGATGATGATCAATCTCATGCTTGCAAATAAGgaactatataatttttgtgtgcataaaaaaattacatcagcAAATCATCAGGCCACTGATTATGACATTACTAAATCCTATCAAATATTTACATTTCCCTTTTGAATTGCTCGTGTGAATTTAAATTTGCATTGGCTTTGTCTATTACTTTCTGCCTAAAGAAAAAGTCTTGGTCTTTGAGCATTGGATAATAGGGTAGGATAGGTTCAAGACTTTCAGCTACAATTTTTTAGTCACCACGCCACCAATTGATTAGATCATGATTCATCACCTTATACTATACAAGCATATTGCATATTACATATAATATATGTCATGGATCACGTTCCTCTTAATTAAGTAATTTAACAGAAGATGATTCACCAAACTTTCCAGTTTTTGGAAGTTGAAAATTTCTTTGTTGGCTTAAATTCAATTGTTATTGTTGATCTTTTCACTTTTATTGGACAGAGAGACTGATCAAATCTGGCTACAGAAAATCTACTTATAAGTCTTTCTGTTACTAATGTTGATTAGTGAAAAGGGGGTAACCCATTATATATGCCCTAATGAATTATGAAACCCCAATGCAAAGTAATAGAACCAGACATCCAATAGGAGTTCCATTTTATACAAATCTCTCTCATAACTTGTTAGgtgcattttaatattaaaatgattaaatgaattaattaagcACTAAGGTGGTTAActattacaagaaaaaaaaaatagtgaggAGGTAGTggtttggtaaaaaaaaaattgaatcctATATGGATAAGGAAagaaatttcttatttataagAGTTTGAAGTTGTTAAGCTTAAGTGTCTCAATGCAGGATCAGTGAGTCTAGGCTATGCACAAGAAGGTGGAGGTTTCCTTGTAATTTCAGTATTTCAACAACACAACTAGTTTAAAGTCATTTTTGCACATATCTATATTTGGCAGAAAGAGAAATCTGCATAATTCTTGGGAAACCAGCCAAGTCTCGAATCTTTACAAAGGCAAAGCGTGTTatgctaaaaacaaaaaatcaagctTATATCAACTACTGGTTGCTAAAAAAGTTAAAGCTAGTACAATCCGTGACATGAAAGGAGCATGGGGTTATGATGCCAATGCCATATTGTCCTAAAGGGAGAGCTCAAGGTTGCTAGGCACATCAAAGAATTAGCTGCTTGCAGGACCTCTCGAATAATCCGAACTTGTGGGCATTGATGCAATCATACAGAAGTTAGCTTTAAGCTTGCTTTAATTTCTTAGTGACCTTTACACAGATATTCTCCTCTTTGCAGCATCAATTCTGTTCATCTTCATCAGAATCCACTGCTTGCCTTATACACATTATTGATAGTAATAGAAGCATCCCCACTTTAGGCTAGCTTGTGCTTCAAGGACCGAATGATCATGATTGATTCACCAAGTTATGATAAAATCACAATTAATGTTGCCTAGTGCCTAGCAAATAGAAATTTGTAACTTTGCTGCTAGCAAATTTCATGGTCCAACACAATCAAATTTCATTGCAAAGCCTTGAGGTTTGTGCTGCATTTGTGCATAAAACGATTAACGTGCTTGTAGTTGTAGAGGATTGTGTGATGGACAGAGACAGATATTGCAAATCATCTGATGTGTGACAGATACAAATATCAAAAACAATCAAATTCTTGTGATATTTTATCACTTATTCCAGAAGTTGAGCTGATGGGAACGTGTGGATTCGATAATTTAACCATTACGTGGAATAAAATTGAACATAAATCGAAAAGGCATGACACTGAAATGAAGTATTTGGGAATTGAAGCAATCTAGCTTTGGCTCTATTAGGCAGCTCGAGTTTTACATAAACTTATGTTATGCTGCATCATCATCTCCTTGACCTTGGTTGAGTAGTTTCTGAGGGTTAAGAATCCATCattaatgttgttgttgttgttgttgtttttttttttttttttttttttgcttgaaactAGCATATCTTGTCAGAATACCACATGAATACCGTAAATATTGTCATGCATCATGACTTTTGTAATAACATGGACTAGTGTAGTTTTGTAGTGCTGTGTGCTGTGTATATTCTTGAATggatatattgtaaaatatacAGAACTGAATGGCAAAGATGTGGACGTTTAAGACTATGGACTAGTGTAGTTTTATAATACTGTGTGCTGTGTATATTCTtgaatgaaaatattgtaaaatatacAGAACTGAAAGGCAAAGATGTGGACGTTTAAGACTatctttgatttaaaaaaatgtggaaGATTAAGGTTTTATAATGCAGATGTAGGCCACTTAATATTTCAACATGCTGTCAATGACCTTTATCTAAACGACAGGTTTTCACTGTGTCAAATGTCAAggttgtttgaactttgaaggaCTGCTGCATTATTGGCATCAATCCTATGACTGCTcagttaataattaataatcaaTCATATTCATTTAAACAGCACATTCAAACAGCACAAATAGTGACTTTTTGTACCTAATAAACtttcaaaagttcattttttgtccctaaaccttgcaacatgttttattttttgttttttcgtCTGTCTATTAGTTTATGTCCTACGTGGCCTAACAAAAtgttgacatgaaatttgaccttttttttggagaagaaaacctaaaaacttTATTAAAGAAGACCGGCTATCaacttgaaaaacaaaataaaactatagcGGAACATGCTACAAACATCCTCCATCTACACAGTATAATCTGTGACATTAAGAGAATGCCTAGTTAGATTATGAGCAAGTTTATTACCATCTTTCTTAACATAAGAGTATAGCAATTAACTAAAAGAACTAGAGAAAAACTTAGCATCTTGAATCAGAGGATCAAAGGAGGCTAAAGACACCACATCCTCTCCCAAAGCTTTCATAATCACAGGGCCGGcccaaggcctaggcctaaggccccaccaaaaaacaaaaaaaagaccCCACTTTCCATAGTTAAAggctcaaatttttataaaattatgcataaggCCTAAGGTCTaaggttgtacatttttttactAAGGCCTAAggttgtactttttttttattagtgatgttaaggatactacaaattttactattggcttacaaattgccatgttattaatcacaaaaaaattatataaatatttattagttaaattgatgaagttcaaCAATGAGAGACAatgtcacattatattttgaacattttacaGTGCTTTTAATTagtgcatttttctttttcatttctattaagactctTAAAGTATGAGACCAATAgaaccttaactcaattgaaaccctaaaatatttcaaaaagatgttgcaaatgtgttcaatcatcaattatagactttgatttttgtaaactaatatcctacaaaGCCACAAACCAAATAatatccatctctctctcttaaaatcaaaatataaaattaaaaattagattacaactttatttaactatgcatcgtcttatatccaaaataaagtatctttttcaatcgcaatatatttttatttctttttattaatatttatagttcaactatgatatttaattctctatatgaaattaacattagtctagttggtattatttatgtatttaatatatcaaattaaccttaatttgattagtattaaataattttatttaattaatatttacatattaaaggccCCACATAAGTTTTTCGCCTTAagccccaaattatgttgggccgcccctgCATAATCACTGTAGAAGCTACCTCCAAAATAGCTTGATGAACTTCGACTTCTATACCAAATTCAAGAGCTTGGCTTGCCACTATAGCTTCAATCTCcaaagcttgaaaggcttggGAGAGCTATTGGGATAAAGAAGCAATGACTAAGCCCTGTGAATCACGAACTACCACTCCAATTTTAGACTTATTCTCCCCTGGGAAGATTGcaccatcaaaattaattttgaagcTACCGAAGGTGGAGCCTTCCAGGAAAAACGAGGCCTGCATGGATGAAGAAGTTGAGGTGGATGCACAGCAATGAATTCCTCAAACCGATATTTGGAAAGCTGAGCTAATTGAATTTATGTTGTAGCATGGTTGAACCAAATGAAATTGGTTTCTTTGATTCCAAATGGACCAGGCGATTATTGCAAATAACTCTGAATTTTTGTTCTGTTTTAAGACCCATGAAAGAAGCTTCTtgaaatccaagaaagaagaggTATTGCAAAAACCCCCATGTAGTAGCATCAAACCAAACCGAATCAAGATCCTGGCAAGACCATAAGGCATGCAGTGGAGATTTTGGAACAACTTTGCATTGATCACAAAGATGACAATTGATAATAGTCTGCCATACCAAGTTAGACTTCgtgtaacgacccaagaaaaagtgctagccacatctgcgctataaaTACCCGATGTCGGAAGCtaatcacacacccacacacacatcacacaattaatcaaattggggcatcacaatctcccccacttaaatccctaacatcctcgttagggcccactttatAAGGTAGTGTCTCTAAGCCCACACGGGGTTACCATGCCGACTCTAATACCATATGTAACAATCCatggaaaagcgctagccacaactgcgctatacctcaaaatgaCTAGTCATAATTGAGGTTTCTTGTAGTTGTTTATAAagtctagatctacccaataaatacccgatgtgggactcatcacacacccacacacattacacaatcaatcaaattggggcatcacactTTGTGAGTATAAAATTTCGACAAGCTCTCCACATTATTTTTTCGACTTTATTTGGCGAGTTAAGAgaccaaatacctttccaaagATTTTTCTCATCTAGCAGAggctccacatggcgatccatAGCTGCCTCTACATGGCGATCCATGTAGTAGCATCAGACCAAACCAGATCAAGTTCCAGGTAGGACCATAAGGCATACAGTGGAGATTCTAGAACAGCTTTGCACCGATCACAAAGAGAACAATTGATAATAGTCTGCCATACCAGGTTAGACT contains:
- the LOC126725364 gene encoding histidine-containing phosphotransfer protein 4 is translated as MERNQMRRQLALMRQSFFDQGFLDEQFIQLEELQDDANPNFVEEVVTLYYRDSSRLILNIDQALERNPLDFNKLDNYMHQFKGSSTSIGAKKVKAECTQFREYCKAGNSEGCMRTFQQLKKEYAILKRKLEAYFQQARQAGPLETACRSRN